Proteins from a single region of Plasmodium gaboni strain SY75 chromosome 2, whole genome shotgun sequence:
- a CDS encoding putative dolichol-linked oligosaccharide biosynthesis enzyme, translating into MVFLFLCIVNALVFLWFVINIFLKSNYTYKNKEENEIVEIGVVLGSGGHTYEMIQILKHIKNRNIVFNFFYSHNDNLSKIKTENELVNYQKNFFVIPRCRNVGDSYCLSFIKLIYSFLYCIFLTYKMNNMKVIIVNGPGVCVPVVYSLIFRKYIFLKKIKIVYIESICRVYSLSLSAKLLYYFADMFVVFSEHLQKKYKKAKCYGYFF; encoded by the coding sequence atggtatttctttttctttgtATTGTGAATGCATTAGTATTCTTATGGTttgttataaatatatttttgaaaagtaattatacatataaaaataaggaGGAAAATGAAATAGTTGAAATCGGGGTAGTACTTGGATCTGGAGGTCATACTTATGAAATGATTCAAATActtaaacatataaaaaatagaaatattgtttttaatttcttttattcACATAATGACAATTTaagtaaaataaaaacagaaaatgaattagtaaattatcaaaagaatttttttgtaatacCAAGATGTCGAAATGTTGGAGATTCCTATTGTTTgtcttttataaaattaatttattcatttttatattgtatttttttaacatataaaatgaataatatgaaagTAATTATAGTTAATGGTCCAGGTGTATGTGTACCCGTCGTATATTCATTGATATTTCGAAAATATATCtttctaaaaaaaattaaaattgTTTATATAGAAAGTATATGCAGAGTTTATTCTTTATCTTTAAGTGCTAaacttttatattattttgcTGATATGTTTGTTGTTTTTTCTGAACACTTACagaagaaatataaaaaagcAAAATGTTATGGATACTTTTTCTGA
- a CDS encoding asparagine--tRNA ligase — translation MCEKDDIIVNEEILQKAKEYQVENEKEMEMKKLKPMTEGLLKPQVDLLHIGERGSRGRVKICNVLNVPRSEKEYNNNAKVENNYIGKIITVCGWSKAIRKQGGGRFCFVNLNDGSCHLNLQIVVNQCIENYEKLLKCGAGCCFRFTGELIISPVQNDNNKKGLLKENVELALNNNDIHNFEIYGENLDPQKYPLSKKNHGKEFLREVAHLRPRSYFISSVIRIRNSLSIATHLFFQSRGFLYIHTPLITTSDCEGGGEMFTVTTLLNESGDIRTIPKVNLKNKKKEKREDTLNDKNAKKDNVNDTTNNNTCNNSNNNNNNNNKISSQQHEESYLIDYKKDFFSKQAFLTVSGQLSLENLCSSMGDVYTFGPTFRAENSHTSRHLAEFWMIEPEIAFADLFDNMELAEAYIKYCIDYVLNNNFHDIYYFEENVEPNLINRLKNILNEDFAKITYTNAIDILKNYSDSFEVKVEWGMDLQSEHERFIAEKIFKKPVIVYNYPKDLKAFYMKLNDDNKTVAAMDVLVPKIGEVIGGSQREDNLERLDKMIKEKNLNIDSYWWYRQLRQYGSHPHAGFGLGFERLIMLVTGVDNIKDTIPFPRYPGHAEF, via the coding sequence atgTGTGAGAAAGACGATATTATTGTGAATGAGGAAATACTACAAAAGGCAAAAGAGTATCAGGTGGAGAATGAGAAGGAAATGGAAATGAAGAAATTAAAACCAATGACTGAAGGGTTATTAAAACCACAGGTAGATTTGTTACATATAGGTGAGAGAGGTAGTCGAGGAAGagtaaaaatatgtaatgTATTAAATGTTCCAAGAAGCgaaaaagaatataataataatgctaaagtagaaaataattatattgGCAAAATAATTACAGTATGTGGTTGGAGTAAAGCTATACGTAAACAAGGAGGTGGAAGATTTTGTTTTGTGAATTTAAATGATGGATCATGTCATTTAAATTTACAGATTGTTGTAAATCAGTGTATAGAAAATTATGagaaattattaaaatgtgGAGCAGGTTGTTGTTTTCGTTTTACAGGTGAATTAATTATATCACCTGTTCagaatgataataataaaaagggtttattaaaagaaaatgtaGAATTAgcattaaataataatgatattcataattttgaaatatatgGTGAAAATTTAGATCCTCAAAAATATCCTTTATCTAAAAAAAATCACGGGAAAGAATTTCTTAGAGAAGTAGCACATCTAAGACCTAGAAGTTATTTTATTAGTTCAGTAATTAGAATTAGAAACTCTTTGTCTATTGCTAcacatttattttttcaaagTAGAGGattcttatatattcataCACCACTTATAACTACTTCAGATTGTGAAGGAGGAGGAGAAATGTTTACAGTCACTACTCTTTTAAATGAAAGTGGTGATATTCGTACAATACCAAAGGTTAATCTcaaaaataagaaaaaggaaaaaCGTGAAGATACTCttaatgataaaaatgcaaaaaaggataatgtaaatgatactacaaataataatacatgtaataatagcaacaacaataataataataataataaaatttcaTCTCAACAACATGAAGAGAGTTATCTTAttgattataaaaaagatttTTTTAGTAAACAAGCTTTTTTAACAGTAAGTGGACAATTGTCATTAGAAAATTTATGTTCATCTATGGGAGATGTATATACCTTTGGACCCACATTCAGAGCTGAAAATTCTCATACATCTAGACATCTAGCTGAATTTTGGATGATAGAACCCGAAATCGCTTTTGCAGATTTATTCGATAATATGGAATTAGCTGAAGcttatataaaatattgtatCGATTATGTActaaataataattttcatgatatatattattttgaagAAAATGTAGAACCCAATTTAATCAATagattaaaaaatatattaaatgaagaTTTTGCCAAAATTACTTATACTAATGCTAtagatattttaaaaaattattcagATTCATTCGAAGTTAAAGTTGAATGGGGAATGGATTTACAATCAGAACATGAAAGATTTATAGctgaaaaaatatttaaaaaacctgttattgtatataattatcCAAAAGATCTAAAAGCATTCTATATGAAattaaatgatgataataaaacaGTTGCTGCTATGGATGTTCTTGTACCTAAAATTGGGGAAGTCATTGGTGGATCGCAAAGAGAAGATAATTTAGAACGATTAgataaaatgataaaagaaaaaaatcTAAATATAGATAGTTATTGGTGGTATCGACAACTAAGACAATATGGATCACATCCACATGCAGGATTTGGTTTAGGTTTTGAAAGATTAATTATGTTAGTAACAGGAgttgataatataaaggaTACCATACCATTCCCTAGATATCCTGGTCATGCAgaattttaa
- a CDS encoding hypothetical protein (conserved Plasmodium protein, unknown function) translates to MIGLFRKVTIFRRTFCSVSMSYDINKNILYSDEDYLVVNKKYGMFTYETSRNKESVMNNLMLLNEDEKKEWNILYKLYSQISGCILICKNRIIKYNSYENIFLALVYGKIENMKNMKEKNYYYNEIKLYLKYLPESNIMITTNNYEDINKMKCLKYEVVNNNICYQKHNFSLLKLYINACNSQYIKPLLYYSLHTCIVGDNEYINVHKKIKKKNEKKNEKKNENFIIKKEPYLLFNNNDDGEVQNIIKSRKFLLNKLNKEKEGNQLKLHLHCLNVTFQYKCNKIKSIFAPVPSHFKDTLHILGATNIIKNMENIQILKNDNLMENQNKQNKMELLKKKKNNIDEKSIHIKKKQEHKKEEVKYYDYMQDKEFCEKQNDDLLKDIYYNKEDNQKIKIDKDLNIIETVDTYNYINDDDMYVDRNTSQKKITKRRGILSKDFNKLSKRDAPIFFTDIE, encoded by the exons GGAGGACATTTTGTAGTGTATCTATGtcatatgatataaataaaaa CATCCTTTATAGTGATGAAGATTATCTTGttgttaataaaaaatatggaatGTTTACCTACGAAACGTCAAGAAATAAAGAAAGTGTTATGAACAATTTAATGTTGTTAAAtgaagatgaaaaaaaagaatggaatatattatacaaattGTATAGTCAAATTAGTGGTTGtattttaatatgtaaaaatagaattataaaatataattcttatgaaaatatatttttagcTTTAGTTTATGGTAAGATTgaaaatatgaagaatatgaaagaaaaaaattattattataacgaaataaaattatatttaaaatatttaccAGAATCTAATATAATGATTACaacaaataattatgaagatataaataaaatgaaatgtttaaaatatgaagttgtaaataataatatttgttatcaaaaacataatttcagtcttttaaaattgtatataaatGCATGTAACTCACAATATATTAAAccattattatattattcgTTACATACGTGTATAGTAGGAgataatgaatatataaatgtgcataaaaaaattaaaaaaaaaaatgaaaaaaaaaatgaaaaaaaaaatgaaaattttattataaaaaaagaaccttatctattatttaataataatgatgatggtgaggtacaaaatattatcaaaagtagaaaatttttattaaacaaattaaataaagaaaaagaagGAAACCAATTAAAATTACATTTACATTGTCTTAATGTTACTTTTCAATAcaaatgtaataaaataaaatctATATTTGCACCTGTACCCTCACATTTTAAAGATACCTTACATATTTTAGGTGCTACcaatataattaaaaatatggaaaatatacaaatattaaaaaatgataatttaatGGAAAATCAAAACaaacaaaacaaaatggaactcttaaaaaagaaaaagaataaCATAGACGAAAAATCTATAcatatcaaaaaaaaacaggaacataaaaaagaagaagtaaaatattatgaCTACATGCAAGATAAAGAATTCTGtgaaaaacaaaatgatgacttattaaaagatatatattataataaagaggataatcaaaaaattaaaattgataaagatttaaatattatcGAAACTGTtgatacatataattatataaatgacGATGATATGTATGTTGATAGGAACACATcccaaaaaaaaattacaaaaagGAGGGGTATCTTATCAAAGGATTTTAATAAACTATCAAAAAGGGATGCACCTATATTCTTCACAGATATTgaataa
- a CDS encoding putative GAF domain-related protein encodes MNEIVLNVALKHKSSCLLYKKDFHFKLFSSLKVCYHNNLWLHKKNQNGDSNCRNTSVVTEQINNENKNDKISNDKYIKSDGVKKCVGQRNKLHFDETNLLKFRNMDTYKKWQCSFFSTSEEKKSNIVKYMTLDEEKKKEDNNISCKDLNNTQLTIKNKVVENDLSDCNLEKKRKDNDEYDNDKYERDSFEQDEENDKMRKKKEIKKILNIIFCSSIPMIGFGFMDQFIMIRLGDIFDASIGVTFGISTLCAASFGQLCSDTFGIFFGYVLNYLLQTYKIINPIKYDIKNKVYQYYTLIGSVLGMLFGCALGMVQLIFIDTTKSERLKKKKELDFIFQMVMCDCSNVLNCEASTLFLYDKAKNELWSKAIHGRKNIIKISADSDEKSFNLWVLRNKEIINCKDVANHELFNPSHDEKFNFKTKTILAAPILDKNDEVVGVLMFLNKLRSHGGYFTRDDEKLAEMMCKHISIFMEKFHYMSEGDQKMIIFDKEKNSVKEEDEEEDDNDDDDNNDDVDEEGRELTEKEKERNKEKVNEVQYEDNKKKKKKKRQKRNILPYDILKREKDDDKIFDEGDENEERKELNEDEDEQVEDEEEDEEEDEEEDEEEDEEYEYEQNVKENKNHIDNDNDKYNKIYEQDEKNENILYKQNIDNHDENDYELIQDNYYVEKNNIYNKIDSIQNEKNNNIDKSEFSNNINTHTFDNYMDYKGNIKEHTANNIEHQLLLFNNDKTMKDKILTSDKINEDTSSNDIINSSKTYNEKKKLYTSTTDINKNNMDGNLQDDIFYFKLLNKNKYYMNNVNENLDIYYILYNIENVEQLFKRIKENNLLFFNMKNSIPMFKLFRDLYVKEENGSYITKNENNNNNNINSYNNNKNYNNSIIFSTNEKLYDILNRDNIYKKLKKEIFEDDSQIKTMKNKLKLTNKNNMNNNNNNIDNSNNNIYSDNLKKYYLNSSIFNKDLNVKHFVEVLKMNVYISERINTLLFHKQNILNDVIKLYISNEYGEKCFFSNFPKIKEIIFVNGYEKKMDMKYFKMLKNIYKYNLNKIFSNNYKFFIIKKKKKLKKLCYIMKSFHPHILDEFWFNLSCQNDIKNIYYKNLHFVISLHNSSIIDFKIINHFILNKIFENISINCTTSSMYYNIKTIDFISYRNLYLFKNYTMHDLIYKYIIYYYCRKKLRRKNFHYFNYQDLYIAENYFGLNTHTKKVPNMLDHNLGKKSAIVTVDR; translated from the coding sequence ATGAATGAGATAGTGTTAAATGTTGCCCTGAAGCATAAGTCATCATGtctattatataaaaaagattttcatttcaaattattttcatctttaAAAGTTTgttatcataataatttatggttacataaaaaaaatcaaaatgGTGATAGTAATTGTAGGAATACATCAGTGGTTACtgaacaaataaataatgaaaataagAATGATAAGATAAGTAATGataagtatataaaaagtgATGGTGTAAAAAAATGCGTAGGACaaagaaataaattacATTTTGATGAAACAAATCTTTTAAAGTTTAGAAATATGGatacttataaaaaatggCAGTGTAGTTTTTTTTCAACATcagaagaaaaaaaatccaatatagtaaaatatatgacattggatgaagaaaaaaaaaaagaagataataaCATTAGCTGTAAAgatttaaataatacacAACTGAcgataaaaaataaagttGTAGAAAATGACCTTAGTGATTGtaatttagaaaaaaaaagaaaagataATGATGAATATGATAATGACAAATATGAAAGAGATTCATTTGAACaagatgaagaaaatgataaaatgagaaaaaagaaagaaataaaaaagattttaaatattatattttgttcttcTATACCTATGATTGGTTTTGGTTTTATGGATCAATTTATTATGATACGTTTAGGTGATATATTCGATGCTTCCATAGGAGTAACTTTTGGTATATCAACTCTTTGTGCTGCTTCTTTTGGTCAATTATGTAGTGATACGTTTGGTATATTTTTTGGATATGTTTTGAATTATTTACTTCAGACctataaaataattaatcccataaaatatgatataaaaaataaagttTATCAATATTACACTTTAATAGGTTCTGTTTTAGGTATGTTATTTGGTTGTGCTTTAGGTATGGTTCAGTTAATTTTTATTGACACTACAAAAAGTGAAcgtttaaaaaaaaagaaagaacttgattttatttttcaaatgGTCATGTGTGATTGTTCAAATGTTTTAAATTGTGAAGCTTCtactttatttttatatgacAAGGCAAAAAATGAGTTATGGAGTAAAGCAATACAtggaagaaaaaatattataaaaatttctGCAGATAGTGATGAAAAAAGTTTCAATTTATGGGTTTTAAgaaataaagaaattatCAATTGTAAGGATGTAGCTAATCATGAATTGTTTAATCCTTCACATGAtgaaaaatttaatttcAAAACTAAAACCATTCTAGCTGCACCTATTTtagataaaaatgatgaagTTGTGGGTGTTCTTATGTTCttaaataaattaagaTCCCATGGTGGGTATTTTACAAGAGATGATGAAAAGCTAGCTGAAATGATGTGCAAGcatatttctatttttatgGAAAAGTTTCATTATATGAGTGAAGGGGACcaaaaaatgataatttttgataaggaaaaaaatagtGTTAAAGAGGAGGACGAAGAAGAAGACGATAACGAcgatgatgataataatgatgatgtTGATGAAGAGGGGAGAGAGCTTACAgagaaagaaaaagaaagaaaCAAAGAAAAAGTGAACGAAGTACAatatgaagataataaaaaaaaaaagaaaaaaaaaagacaaaaaaggaatattcttccatatgatattttaaaaagggaaaaagatgatgataaaatatttgaCGAAGGtgatgaaaatgaagaGAGGAAAGAATTGAATGAAGATGAAGATGAACAAGTTGAAGATGAGGAGgaagatgaagaagaagatgaggaagaagatgaagaagaagacgaggaatatgaatatgaacaaaatgtcaaagaaaataaaaatcacatagataatgataatgataaatataataagatatatgaacaggatgaaaaaaatgaaaacatattatataagcaaaatatagataatcATGATGAAAACGACTATGAATTAATTCaagataattattatgtagaaaaaaataatatatataataaaattgatagtatacaaaatgaaaagaataaCAATATTGATAAGAGTGAATttagtaataatataaatacacatacatttgataattatatggATTATAAAGGGAATATAAAAGAACATACAGCAAATAATATCGAACATCaattattactttttaataatgataaaacTATGAAGGACAAAATTTTAACAAGTGACAAAATAAATGAGGATACAAGTAgtaatgatattattaatagtagcaaaacatataatgaaaaaaaaaaattatacacTTCAACCAcagatataaataagaataatatgGATGGTAATTTACAagatgatatattttatttcaaattattaaataagaataagtattatatgaataatgttaatgaaaatttggatatatattatatattatataatatagaaaatgtTGAACAACTATTTAAGAGaataaaagaaaacaaTTTGTTGTTCTTTAACATGAAAAATAGTATTCCTATGTTTAAATTGTTCAGGGATTTATATGTGAAAGAGGAAAATGGTTCctatattacaaaaaatgaaaataataataataataatattaatagttataataataataagaattataataattctatCATATTTTCAACAAATGAAAAACTTTATGATATTCTAAATAGggataatatatacaaaaagttaaagaaagaaatatttGAGGATGATTCTCAAATTAAGAcaatgaaaaataaattgaaattaacaaataaaaataatatgaataataataataataatattgataatagtaataataatatttatagtGATAATCttaagaaatattatttgaatagTTCTATATTTAATAAGGATTTAAATGTAAAACATTTTGTAGAagttttaaaaatgaatgtatatatatcaGAAAGAATTAAtactttattatttcacaaacaaaatattttaaatgatgttataaaattatatatatctaatgAATATGGTgaaaaatgttttttttctaattttccaaaaataaaagaaataatatttgtaaatggatatgaaaaaaaaatggatatgaaatattttaaaatgttaaaaaatatatataaatataatttaaataaaattttcagtaataattataagttttttataattaaaaaaaaaaaaaaattaaaaaaattatgttatattatgaaaagTTTTCATCCACATATATTAGATGAATTCTGGTTTAATTTATCATGtcaaaatgatataaaaaatatatattataaaaatttacatTTTGTTATTAGTTTACATAATTCATCAATTATAgattttaaaataattaatcattttatattaaataaaatttttgaaaatatatctatCAACTGTACTACCTCAAGtatgtattataatataaaaacgATAGATTTTATCTCATATAGAAATTTGTATCTTTTCAAAAATTATACTATGCACGAtcttatttataaatatattatatattattattgtagaaaaaaattaagaagaaaaaattttcattattttaattatcaagatttatatatagCTGAAAACTATTTTGGTCTTAACACACATACCAAGAAGGTACCCAACATGTTAGATCATAATCTCGGAAAAAAAAGTGCCATCGTGACAGTAGatagataa
- a CDS encoding putative tyrosine kinase-like protein: MGKRITCNKVSYIRSSRGVYIGKIENGQKNGWGLQINNNGNKYEGLFKNDEKYLFGLELLCCLCGHTYRNKVENGMYGKDKIHYKDVNNSNAYYNINNNNINCDDQLNFHCSSENEFVKGNICIHENRYIYIGSYKKGKKHGKGILINYNNYFIYSCIFYKNKIIYVDVLFSNDKKYMNMKNIDIKHYYNIHNKKKIYLFLQKEYKNKLLEFINFYNHITHKMKKKQENVHDKITFLKCLKELFFVTHTNRKNTQIEDIIHTYKNYSINRNNNIYNIFKEELHKIEQAGNKTQHENGHMKTICRHEGHENMIIYNKRKENNKHTSTSSGEKKNKHTSTSSDEKKNKHTSISSDEKKNKNTSTNSDEKKNKNTSTRSDEKKNGYLFVSDEIKTKYNMIENMKKKEEHYTMINNNKKKEYFYNLKSMIYEEVEFSHNNSIYDYENKEKNRNIEIPFFLKRRKKHNDIEEFVLFKNAYNKCYNLESGKDDIIYNYQKDKIKKDKLKVPFFFKEKGIYKFFNNSTEKKEDENIIIHKKNDEIIYTDKIINHIRTNDMPYNIIPNKRETIVDDINSCSNTFSTKSNTDNANSYHMNIYSGSNNFYENKKKKIKKRDNSEYSSTIKNKKKLYNDKLCNNTCVCIKSKRTCSSFKINKHEKKIKENFKCNIHKKLKQRDKNLLFNNYIFNDNFLDNVFVLKPPMDEEGEKKNYDKLKHDTFPLFLRNKEKKKKKKKKLFQAQNYIYWNIYELNLFFFLVGIPKEILEIFINHRLDGYCLKYIDKKLLKEMKIENKIMRKYIYLCVQYLLRLREKYKYKKKSNNILNEKINEHFILKKNQLHILNLIGRGGYSNVYRCIYGNKNILRINKVFDIHYSINNTALKIFLNKKKNILEYFTELFIVSNLRHPNVTLFLGALNNPRAILLEYVQYGTLFDILHRYKVNIKLQDIIKISKDIIAFMSFLHNKGIMHCDLKSSNILMSITRDIKICDFGLSVFNKYNKPKYLGIVGTYHWTAPEVLRSEGYTKEADIYSFGVILWEMIHRKIPFSEIKNPLDIIAHVGYANKKLIVTDKNIPDQLRYILHSCLHKNRHKRKSFLFWSEYFDLLYNVTDIPKEDYTSFFFD; this comes from the coding sequence atgGGAAAAAGAATAACATGTAATAAGGTTTCTTATATAAGAAGTTCCAGGGGAGTTTATATCGGCAAAATAGAAAATGGACAAAAGAATGGATGGGGtttacaaataaataataacggaaataaatatgaaggtttatttaaaaatgatgaaaaatatttatttggGTTAGAATTATTATGTTGTTTATGTGGTCATACGTATAGGAATAAAGTTGAAAATGGAATGTATGGAAAAGATAAAATTCATTATAAGGATGTAAATAATAGTAATGCTTactataatattaataataacaatattaatTGTGATGATCAATTAAACTTCCATTGTAGTAGTGAAAACGAATTTGTCAAAGGAAATATCTGCATCCATGaaaatagatatatttatataggTAGTTATAAAAAAGGGAAAAAACACGGGAAAGgtattttaattaattataacaattactttatatatagttgtatattttataaaaacaaaattatatacgTCGACgttttattttcaaatgataaaaaatatatgaacatgaaaaatatagacattaaacattattataatatacataataaaaaaaaaatttatttatttttacaaaaagaatataaaaacaaacTTTTGgaatttataaatttttataatcatataacacacaaaatgaaaaagaaacaaGAAAATGTTCATGACAAAATCacttttttaaaatgtcTAAAGGAACTTTTTTTCGTCACACATACAAATAGGAAAAACACTCAAATAGAGGATATAATACAtacttataaaaattatagtattaatagaaataataatatatataatattttcaagGAAGAATTACATAAAATAGAACAGGCGGGAAATAAAACACAACATGAAAACGGACACATGAAAACAATTTGTAGACATGAAGGACAtgaaaatatgataatttataacaaaaggaaagaaaataataagcATACATCTACAAGCAGTggtgaaaaaaaaaataagcATACATCTACAAGCAgtgatgaaaaaaaaaataaacatacATCTATAAGCAgtgatgaaaaaaaaaacaaaaatacATCTACCAACAgtgatgaaaaaaaaaacaaaaatacATCTACCAGAAgtgatgaaaaaaaaaatggctatttatttgtttcagatgaaataaaaacaaaatataatatgatagaaaatatgaaaaaaaaagaagaacATTATACAATgattaataataacaaaaagaaagaatatttttacaacTTAAAAAGTATGATTTATGAAGAAGTAGAGTTTTCTCATAATAATTCAATCTATgattatgaaaataaagaaaagaaCAGGAATATTGAAatacctttttttttaaaaagacgaaaaaaacataatgatattgaagaatttgtattatttaaaaatgcATATAACAAATGTTATAATTTAGAAAGTGGTAAGgatgatattatttataactATCAAAAggataaaataaaaaaagataaattaaaagtaccatttttttttaaagaaaaaggtatatataaattttttaataacaGTACTGAAAAGAAGgaagatgaaaatattattatacacaaaaaaaatgatgaaattatttatactGATAAGATAATTAATCATATAAGAACAAATGATATGCCATATAATATCATACCAAACAAAAGAGAAACGATTGtagatgatataaatagtTGTAGTAATACTTTTTCCACTAAAAGTAATACAGACAACGCGAATTCTtatcatatgaatatatatagtggtagtaataatttttatgaaaataaaaagaaaaagattAAAAAAAGGGATAATAGTGAATATTCTTCtacaattaaaaataaaaagaagttatataatgataagCTATGTAATAATACATGTGTGTGTATAAAATCGAAAAGAACGTGCTCctcttttaaaataaataaacatgaaaaaaaaataaaggaaaACTTCAAATGTAacatacataaaaaattaaaacaacGTGATAAGAACTTgttatttaataattacatttttaatgataattttttggATAATGTATTTGTTTTAAAACCTCCTATGGATGAAGAGggtgaaaaaaaaaattatgacAAGTTAAAACATGATACATTTCcattatttttaagaaataaagaaaaaaaaaaaaaaaaaaaaaaaaaattatttcaagctcagaattatatatactgGAACATTTATgaattaaatttatttttttttttggtagGGATACCAAAAGAAATATTAGAGATTTTTATCAATCATCGTTTGGATGGTTATtgtttaaaatatattgataagaagttattaaaagaaatgaaaatagaaaataaaataatgagaaaatatatatatttgtgtgtacaatatttattaagattaagagaaaaatataaatataagaagaaaagtaataatatattaaatgaaaaaataaatgaacattttattttaaagaaaaaccaattacatattttaaatttaatagGTAGAGGAGGTTATAGTAATGTATATAGATGTATATATggtaataaaaatatattaagaataaataaagtttttgatatacattatagtattaataatacagcattaaaaatatttttaaataaaaaaaaaaatatattagaatattttacagaattatttattgtatCTAATTTAAGACATCCAAATGtaacattatttttagGAGCTTTAAATAATCCAAGAGctatattattagaatATGTTCAATATGGAACTTTATTTGATATCTTACATAGATATAAAgtaaatattaaattacaagatataattaaaatatctAAAGATATAATAGCATTTATGTCCTTTCTGCATAATAAAGGTATTATGCATTGTGATTTAAAATCTTCAAACATTTTAATGTCTATAACAAGagatattaaaatatgtgACTTTGGATTATCtgtatttaataaatataacaagCCTAAATATCTAGGTATTGTAGGTACATATCATTGGACAGCCCCTGAAGTATTAAGAAGTGAAGGATATACAAAAGAAGCtgatatatattcttttgGAGTCATTTTATGGGAAATGATTCATAGAAAAATTCCTTTTAGTGAGATAAAAAACCCTTTAGATATTATTGCTCATGTTGGATATGctaataaaaaattaattgTAACAGATAAAAATATCCCAGACCAGTTAAGATATATATTGCATTCATgtttacataaaaatagGCATAAGCGAAAATCTTTTTTATTCTGGTCTGAATATTTTGATTTGTTGTATAATGTTACAGATATCCCAAAGGAGGATTACACcagttttttttttgacTAG